From a region of the Arachis ipaensis cultivar K30076 chromosome B09, Araip1.1, whole genome shotgun sequence genome:
- the LOC107617761 gene encoding glycogen synthase kinase-3 homolog MsK-1: MASVGVAPTSGLREPSGHAAAGVDRLPEEMNDMKIRDDREMEATVVNGNGTETGHIIVTTIGGRNGQPKQTISYMAERVVGHGSFGVVFQAKCLETGETVAIKKVLQDKRYKNRELQTMRLLDHPNVVSLKHCFFSTTEKDELYLNLVLEYVPETVNRVIKHYNKLNQRMPLIYVKLYTYQIFRALSYIHRCIGVCHRDIKPQNLLVNPHTHQVKLCDFGSAKVLVKGEPNISYICSRYYRAPELIFGATEYTTAIDVWSVGCVLAELLLGQPLFPGESGVDQLVEIIKVLGTPTREEIKCMNPNYTEFKFPQIKAHPWHKIFHKRMPPEAVDLVSRLLQYSPNLRCTALDALTHPFFDELRDPNTRLPNGRFLPPLFNFKSHELKGVPVETLVKLVPEHARKQCPFLGL; encoded by the exons ATGGCATCTGTTGGTGTTGCACCAACTTCAGGTTTGAGAGAACCCAGTGGTCATGCCGCAGCTGGTGTTGATAGATTACCAGAGGAAATGAATGATATGAAGATTAGGGATGATAGA GAAATGGAAGCCACAGTTGTCAATGGGAATGGAACAGAGACGGGGCATATCATTGTGACTACCATTGGTGGTAGAAATGGTCAGCCAAAGCAG ACTATAAGCTATATGGCAGAGCGTGTTGTAGGGCATGGATCATTCGGAGTTGTCTTCCAG GCTAAATGCTTGGAGACAGGTGAAACTGTGGCTATCAAAAAGGTTCTTCAAGACAAGAGGTACAAGAATCGGGAACTGCAAACAATGCGCCTTCTTGACCATCCAAATGTTGTCTCTTTGAAGCATTGTTTCTTTTCAACCACTGAAAAAGATGAACTATACCTTAATTTGGTTCTCGAGTATGTTCCTGAAACAGTTAATCGTGTTATCAAACATTACAACAAGTTGAACCAAAGGATGCCACTTATATATGTGAAGCTATACACGTACCAG ATCTTTAGGGCATTGTCTTATATTCATCGTTGTATTGGAGTTTGCCATCGTGATATCAAGCCTCAAAATCTATTG GTCAACCCTCACACCCATCAAGTTAAACTTTGTGACTTTGGAAGTGCGAAAGTATTG GTAAAAGGCGAACCAAATATATCTTATATATGCTCCAGATATTATAGAGCACCTGAGCTTATCTTTGGAGCTACTGAATATACTACAGCTATTGATGTTTGGTCTGTTGGTTGCGTTTTAGCTGAGTTATTGCTTGGACAG CCTTTATTCCCTGGTGAGAGTGGTGTTGATCAGCTTGTTGAGATAATCAAG GTTCTCGGCACTCCAACAAGGGAGGAAATTAAATGCATGAACCCTAACTATACAGAATTTAAATTCCCGCAGATTAAAGCACATCCATGGCACAAG ATCTTCCATAAGCGCATGCCACCGGAAGCTGTTGATTTGGTGTCAAGACTACTTCAATACTCCCCTAACCTGCGGTGCACAGCA TTAGATGCCTTGACTCATCCTTTCTTTGATGAGCTTCGTGACCCAAACACTCGCCTGCCAAATGGCCGCTTCCTTCCACCactatttaatttcaaatctcaTG AACTGAAGGGAGTCCCCGTTGAAACCTTGGTGAAATTAGTTCCCGAGCACGCAAGGAAGCAGTGCCCGTTTCTTGGCTTGTGA